TGATCATCGGCGGCAAGCGCCTCGAGCAGATCGAGCAGAACCTGGGCGCGGTCGGCCTGAAGCTCGATGCCGACGATCTCGAGACGCTCGATGCCGTCAGCGCGCTGGCGCCGGAGTACCCGGGCTGGATGCTGAGCCGGCAATCGGCCGGCCGCGTACCGCAGCCGTTCGAGCCGAAGGCCTAGCAAGCCGCGCGCCGCCGGCCCGGCGCGCTCGCCCCGCCCCAGCACCAGCACCAGCACCAGCCGCGCCGGTTCGTGGCCCAAGCCCATCGAACATGCCGTGATCCACCCGCCTCGCGCGTTCCTCACCGCCGCGCCTTGCGGGCACCGGCCCGGCAGCCCGGGCCGGCATGGCGGCCGGTCGGCCTGCGTCACCCGGCGCCGCGCACCAGGTTTTCGACCAGCAGATCGTAGTCGGCCACCAGCGCCGGATTCTCCGACGTATAGCGGCGCAGCAGCTCGCGCTGCCGGCTGGTGTACTGCTCCCAGCCGGCGTCGTGTTCGCGCAGCACGCGCGCCAGCAGGTCGGCGCCGGCCTGCACGTCGTTCTCCGGGTAGTAGTAACCGAGGTCGGCGGCGAGATGCGCGTTGTGGACCAGCGGATAGCCCTGCCAGCAGACGTCGAAATAGAAATAGTTGAGCGGGTTCTCCCACTGGTGCGAGACCACCACGTCGGTGAACTCGGACAGGAACACCGGCGTGTCGTAGCGGCCGACGAAGCTGGCCTTGCCGGCGCGCACGATGTCGAGGTAGTTCATCAGCAGCACGAACTCGCGGCTGTGATGCGCGAGATGCTCCGCGTTCGTCACGTGCGCGAACGCGATCGTGTCGGGCTCGCGGCGGAACACCTCGTCGATGATCAGCATCGGATAGACGCAGAACTTCACGACATCGTGGTTCGGCTCCATCACGGTGAGCCGCCTGCCCGGCTGCCCGTTGGGACGGTACTCGCCGTTCTCGCGCAGCGCCTGCGCGCGCGCGGTCAGGAACATCGGGTCCCAGACGAACGGCACCACGCGGCCCGGGCAGCGCCGCAGCGACTGCAGGAACGGCAGCGAGGACGGCGCGATCTGCGGGATGGCCCAGATCTCGTCGTAGCCGCGGTTGATGAACAGCGTGTCCCACAGCCTGCGGCCGAACAGGATCGACTGCGTGGCGTGGATGTACTCGAAGCCGCAGCAATAGCTGACGATCTTCACGCCGCGCGACTTCAGATAGGCCGTCTGCTCGCCGTCGATCTGGCCGCCCAGCTCGATCAGCACGTCGAGCGAATCCTTGGCCTCGGCGAACGGGCGCGTGTCGAAGCGGCGGCGGTCCCAGGGCAGCGCGTCGGTGAGCGGCGTGGCGGTGGTATTGACGAGCGTTACCCGGTAGGCGCGCGGCGAGCTCATCAGCAGCTTCGCGAGGAACAGCGCGTTCTGCTTGATGCCGTTGATCCAGAGGCTTTCGTTCGGCTCGTGCAGGCCGATGGTGATGCCGATACGCAGACCGTTCAAATCGACAGGGGCAGTCATCGTGGGCAGGCAAGGAGAAACCGGAAGCACACCGGGGCGCCGCCGAAGCGAGGGTCGGCCGCGCGGAGGGCATGAGTCATCGGCCGCAGTCTACCCGACCTGCCGCGCCGGATGGTGATGGCCGGCCACGCACGGCGCGCCGGCGAGCCCGGCCGCGCCGCACGCCCGATTCAGTAATGCCGCGTGCCGCGCACGCTGACGGCGGTATCGAACAATTCCTGTGCCCGCGCCAGTTCGTCGAGCGCATGGTCGAGCCGCGATTGGGCGGCCGCGCGCTCGGCGGAATCGACGCTCTCGTCATGGTCGCCGCGCACCGCGCGAAACGCGCGATCGACCTTGCGCGTCGCCTCGAAGAAGCGCTGGGCGGCGAGCGCCTCGCGTGAATGACCGATGTTTGCCATGCACCTTCCTCCTCGGGCCTGCCACCCGGCCCGCCAGGGGCGAGCGCTCCCTCGCGGGAACGCTCGCGGACAAGAATCGCGTCCGCCGCCGCGCCATCTCACGTGGCGCGGCGGCGGACGCCCTCCGGGCCGGACCGCAAGCCGAGCGGGCGGCCAGCGCGCCGCCCTTGGCTACGGCAGCAGGCTGCC
The window above is part of the Burkholderia glumae LMG 2196 = ATCC 33617 genome. Proteins encoded here:
- a CDS encoding DUF2827 domain-containing protein, which codes for MTAPVDLNGLRIGITIGLHEPNESLWINGIKQNALFLAKLLMSSPRAYRVTLVNTTATPLTDALPWDRRRFDTRPFAEAKDSLDVLIELGGQIDGEQTAYLKSRGVKIVSYCCGFEYIHATQSILFGRRLWDTLFINRGYDEIWAIPQIAPSSLPFLQSLRRCPGRVVPFVWDPMFLTARAQALRENGEYRPNGQPGRRLTVMEPNHDVVKFCVYPMLIIDEVFRREPDTIAFAHVTNAEHLAHHSREFVLLMNYLDIVRAGKASFVGRYDTPVFLSEFTDVVVSHQWENPLNYFYFDVCWQGYPLVHNAHLAADLGYYYPENDVQAGADLLARVLREHDAGWEQYTSRQRELLRRYTSENPALVADYDLLVENLVRGAG